The Anolis carolinensis isolate JA03-04 chromosome 2, rAnoCar3.1.pri, whole genome shotgun sequence genome has a window encoding:
- the LOC107982338 gene encoding keratin, type II cytoskeletal 4, whose translation MEKQNTEHLYQNYIVTLKKQLDLLLDEREQLKLEQVKFQDVVEEYKSRYEGVINRRLGAENEFVVLKKDVDCAYTSKVELEVKVDSLRQEQDFHRCVYDTELESLATASDTNVVVSMDNSRDLDMEGIIESVRCQYEEIAQRSKDEVNALYETKVNIT comes from the exons ATGGAGAAGCAAAATACTGAACATCTGTATCAGAATTATATTGTGACTCTGAAGAAGCAGCTGGACCTTTTGCTGGATGAACGGGAGCAGCTTAAACTAGAACAAGTCAAATTCCAGGATGTGGTTGAAGAATATAAATCCAG GTATGAAGGCGTAATCAATCGACGTCTGGGTGCAGAAAACGAATTCGTGGTGTTGAAGAAG GATGTGGATTGTGCCTATACTAGCAAGGTGGAGCTGGAGGTGAAAGTGGATTCCCTAAGACAGGAGCAAGACTTCCACAGATGTGTCTATGATACA GAACTGGAAAGCTTAGCAACTGCGAGTGACACCAATGTTGttgtatctatggacaacagtcGCGACTTGGACATGGAAGGCATCATTGAATCAGTGAGGTGCCAGTATGAAGAGATTGCCCAGAGGAGCAAGGATGAGGTCAATGCCCTGTATGAAACCAAGGTAAACATCACATAG
- the LOC100560827 gene encoding keratin, type II cytoskeletal 7 — MSQPCVSSGSLSGKRCVTSASTISRGYRGPNSLSSICYTGAGRNGGYTNISHYNIGRSRRLSGGSSGGNGGSSGVYNASFRDFSSLGYSAGSFGYGAGVAKPGSFSSYSLGAYSPGEGFSSRSLEGYGTSYSSGYRGNSFSSRSLGAGHSKNYGTTGFSSRSLGGGVFGSRGLIAGGLFCSSLGSDAISRHGDGRGIHAVRVNAKLLRPLCIKVDPEISRVKEEEREQIKTLNDQFACFIDKVRHLEQQNKLLETKWSCLQQQEPMEKQNTEHLYQNYIVTLKKQLDLLLDEREQLKLEQVKFQDVVEEYKSRYEGVINRRLGAENEFVVLKKDVDCAYTSKVELEVKVDSLRQEQDFHRCVYDTELESLATASDTNVVVSMDNSRDLDMEGIIESVRCQYEEIAQRSKDEVNALYETKYKELQTTWGHHCNSLSSSRHEIQELTRLIQRYKADVENGKKQVEALQVAVADHEQQGDCTLKDAKEKLAEVEKALQSTKDELARLLRDYQELLNVKVALDIEIAMYKSLLEGEESRICNSTPVNISVTGFSNISIAGGGHGGGAGFGRRYISGPGGRRRHVSSNARFTSRSGHPTPKTGFSSRSGGNLPRCTMSSGFGECTASPVVPSGEPRDFAPLKLGSTASGVSSSRSRRSRNRSGSCSSGRVRMSPNGGVSSIGNVTVSSSYTTHGTTTNTGEEYSSRY, encoded by the exons ATGAGCCAACCGTGCGTCAGCTCGGGATCCTTGAGTGGAAAGCGGTGTGTCACATCTGCTTCAACTATCAGCCGTGGATATAGGGGGCCTAACAGTTTGTCTTCTATCTGCTACACCGGAGCAGGCAGAAATGGTGGCTACACCAACATCAGCCATTACAACATTGGCCGTAGCAGGAGACTTTCAGGAGGAAGTTCTGGTGGAAATGGAGGAAGTTCTGGTGTATACAATGCCAGCTTCAGGGATTTTAGTAGCTTGGGCTATAGTGCTGGGTCCTTTGGTTATGGTGCTGGTGTTGCAAAGCCTGGGAGCTTTAGTAGTTACAGCTTAGGGGCTTATAGCCCAGGTGAAGGATTCAGCAGCCGCAGCCTTGAAGGCTATGGCACTAGCTACAGTAGTGGCTACAGAGGCAACAGCTTTAGCAGCCGAAGCCTTGGTGCTGGCCACAGCAAAAACTATGGAACAACAGGTTTCAGTAGTCGAAGTCTTGGTGGTGGTGTCTTTGGCAGCAGAGGTCTTATTGCTGGTGGTCTTTTTTGTAGTAGTTTGGGCTCTGATGCCATTAGCCGCCATGGTGATGGAAGGGGGATCCATGCAGTGAGAGTCAATGCAAAGCTGTTGAGGCCTCTTTGTATCAAAGTAGATCCAGAGATCTCTCGTGTAAAAGAGGAAGAACGAGAACAAATCAAAACCCTCAATGACCAGTTTGCATGCTTCATTGATAAG GTGAGACACTTAGAACAGCAGAATAAACTTCTGGAAACCAAATGGAGCTGTCTGCAGCAACAGGAACCCATGGAGAAGCAAAATACTGAACATCTGTATCAGAATTATATTGTGACTCTGAAGAAGCAGCTGGACCTTTTGCTGGATGAACGGGAGCAGCTTAAACTAGAACAAGTCAAATTCCAGGATGTGGTTGAAGAATATAAATCCAG GTATGAAGGCGTAATCAATCGACGTCTGGGTGCAGAAAACGAATTCGTGGTGTTGAAGAAG GATGTGGATTGTGCCTATACTAGCAAGGTGGAGCTGGAGGTGAAAGTGGATTCCCTAAGACAGGAGCAAGACTTCCACAGATGTGTCTATGATACA GAACTGGAAAGCTTAGCAACTGCGAGTGACACCAATGTTGttgtatctatggacaacagtcGCGACTTGGACATGGAAGGCATCATTGAATCAGTGAGGTGCCAGTATGAAGAGATTGCCCAGAGGAGCAAGGATGAGGTCAATGCCCTGTATGAAACCAAG TATAAAGAGCTACAGACCACCTGGGGCCATCATTGCAACAGCCTGAGTAGCAGCCGCCATGAAATTCAGGAATTGACCCGCCTGATCCAGAGATACAAGGCTGATGTGGAAAATGGTAAAAAACAG GTTGAGGCGCTGCAGGTTGCCGTTGCTGACCACGAGCAGCAGGGTGACTGCACCCTGAAGGATGCCAAGGAAAAACTGGCAGAAGTTGAAAAGGCCTTGCAGTCAACCAAGGATGAATTGGCTCGTTTGCTGAGGGACTACCAAGAACTGCTGAATGTCAAGGTTGCCTTGGATATTGAGATTGCAAtgtacaagtcacttctggaagGAGAAGAGAGCAG GATATGCAATTCTACACCTGTGAACATAT CTGTGACAGGTTTCTCCAACATCTCTATAGCTGGTGGAGGCCATGGTGGTGGAGCTGGATTTGGAAGGAGGTACATTAGTGGTCCTGGTGGAAGAAGAAGACATGTCAGCAGTAATGCAAGATTCACCTCAAGAAGTGGTCATCCTACCCCCAAAACTGGATTCAGCTCCAGGAGTGGAGGGAATCTGCCCCGATGCACAATGAGCTCTGGCTTTGGTGAATGCACTGCCAGCCCCGTGGTGCCAAGTGGGGAGCCAAGGGATTTTGCCCCATTGAAATTAGGAAGCACTGCAAGTGGAGTCTCTAGTTCTAGGAGCAGACGGTCTCGCAACAGGAGTGGGAGTTGCAGCTCTGGCAGGGTACGCATGTCACCAAATGGTGGGGTTTCTAGCATAGGGAACGTTACTGTAAGTAGCAGCTACACCACTCATGGCACAACTACTAATACAGGAGAGGAATACAGCTCTCGGTACTAG